The following proteins come from a genomic window of Nocardioides albertanoniae:
- a CDS encoding NAD(P)/FAD-dependent oxidoreductase, whose protein sequence is MVASSVASVVVVGGGIAGVSTVTELRKNGYAGGLTLLTADPFPYDRPPLSKAYLSGAKDLESIALQAPEWYAGQRIDVIRGLAAALDPAAGTVTLSDGRQLSADRIVLATGGWPLWPDIERVVRGLLDRPPAGSGIPRSTTGIHLLRSAEDADGLRAVLLPGARLLVVGAGLIGAEVTSTARKLGCEVVLVDPANPPIAAAVGAQVAEWLHSLHALHGAETVTATVEKVESTNAGVVAQIAGEASPRTFDAVLLAVGMVPDTAMAKEAGLDVDNGVVVDDHQVTSHPTVLAVGDCARRQGHRRAEHWEAAVHDGARAAATILGVDAPAASAPWFWTDRYDLHVEVVGEMHEPEGEHEQVVRGTLGEPPFTVFTLRGERVVGAVAVDDPKAVRAARRMIDRGVDVRAADLADPSTDLRQLLRSAR, encoded by the coding sequence ATGGTCGCCTCGTCCGTTGCCTCGGTCGTCGTTGTCGGTGGCGGGATCGCCGGGGTCTCGACCGTCACGGAGCTGCGGAAGAACGGGTACGCCGGCGGTCTGACGCTCCTCACCGCCGACCCGTTCCCCTATGACCGTCCGCCGTTGTCCAAGGCGTATCTGTCGGGCGCGAAGGACCTCGAGTCCATCGCGCTGCAGGCTCCGGAGTGGTATGCGGGGCAGCGGATCGACGTGATCAGGGGCTTGGCGGCGGCGCTGGATCCGGCGGCCGGCACGGTGACGCTCTCCGACGGCCGACAGCTCTCCGCCGACCGGATCGTCCTGGCGACGGGTGGCTGGCCGCTGTGGCCGGACATCGAACGCGTCGTTCGGGGTCTGCTCGACCGTCCGCCGGCCGGTAGCGGGATCCCGCGCTCGACCACGGGTATCCATCTGCTGCGGAGCGCCGAGGACGCCGACGGGCTCCGGGCCGTACTGCTCCCGGGCGCGCGACTGTTGGTGGTCGGCGCGGGGCTGATCGGGGCCGAGGTCACTTCGACCGCCCGCAAGCTGGGGTGCGAGGTGGTGCTCGTCGATCCCGCGAACCCGCCGATCGCGGCGGCGGTCGGCGCCCAGGTCGCCGAGTGGCTGCACTCCTTGCATGCTCTTCATGGTGCGGAGACGGTGACCGCCACGGTCGAGAAGGTCGAGTCGACCAACGCCGGGGTCGTCGCACAGATCGCGGGCGAGGCGTCGCCGCGTACGTTCGATGCCGTGCTGCTCGCCGTCGGGATGGTGCCCGACACGGCCATGGCGAAGGAAGCCGGCCTCGACGTCGACAACGGCGTCGTCGTCGACGACCACCAGGTCACCTCGCACCCGACTGTTCTCGCCGTCGGTGACTGCGCCCGACGTCAGGGCCACCGCCGCGCGGAGCACTGGGAGGCGGCCGTGCACGACGGCGCTCGAGCAGCGGCCACGATCCTCGGCGTCGACGCGCCGGCGGCCTCGGCGCCGTGGTTCTGGACCGACCGCTACGACCTGCACGTGGAGGTCGTCGGTGAGATGCACGAGCCCGAGGGTGAGCACGAGCAGGTCGTACGCGGCACCCTCGGCGAGCCGCCGTTCACGGTCTTCACGCTCCGTGGTGAGCGTGTCGTCGGCGCGGTCGCGGTCGACGACCCGAAGGCCGTGCGCGCGGCCCGCCGGATGATCGACCGCGGTGTCGACGTACGCGCCGCTGATCTCGCCGACCCGTCTACCGACCTGCGCCAGCTGCTGCGATCTGCCAGGTGA
- a CDS encoding glycoside hydrolase family 19 protein produces MRTPTKIAVLGGILLAPVLAMLPTSPASAHGYISDPPSRQAQCAAGTVECGDIKYEPQSVEGPKGLTSCSGGNSRFAELDDDSKGWQATPVGSSHTFTWSLSARHSTSTWQYFIGDTKIAEFDDGGAQPPATVEHQVDFGSFTGQQKVLAVWNVADTDNAFYACIDVNIGGSASDAPATTADEFPVSEEQFNQLFPNRNPFYTYAGLVEALSAYPEFTNTGDDTVQKQEAAAFIANVAHETGDLQYVVEQNEENYPHYCDPNQSYGCPAGNDQYYGRGPVQLSWNFNYKAAGDALGIDLLNNPNLVATDSAVAWKTGLWYWNTQSGPGTMTPHAAMTNGSGFGETIRAINGSIECDGGNPGQVQSRIDNYTEITSLLGVDPGGNLSC; encoded by the coding sequence ATGCGTACTCCCACAAAGATCGCCGTTCTCGGCGGGATCTTGCTGGCGCCCGTCCTGGCCATGCTGCCGACGAGCCCTGCAAGTGCGCACGGCTACATCTCGGACCCGCCGAGCCGACAGGCACAGTGTGCTGCCGGCACCGTCGAGTGCGGGGACATCAAATACGAGCCGCAGAGCGTCGAGGGCCCCAAGGGCCTGACCAGCTGCTCCGGCGGCAACTCTCGGTTCGCCGAGCTCGACGACGACTCCAAGGGCTGGCAGGCCACTCCTGTCGGCTCGTCCCACACGTTCACGTGGTCGCTGAGCGCTCGGCACTCCACCAGCACCTGGCAATACTTCATCGGCGACACCAAGATCGCCGAGTTCGACGACGGCGGCGCCCAGCCGCCGGCCACCGTCGAGCACCAGGTCGACTTCGGCTCCTTCACCGGTCAGCAGAAGGTGCTCGCCGTGTGGAACGTCGCCGACACCGACAACGCGTTCTACGCCTGCATCGACGTGAACATCGGCGGCTCGGCCTCCGACGCCCCGGCGACGACGGCCGACGAGTTCCCGGTCAGCGAGGAGCAGTTCAACCAGCTCTTCCCCAACCGCAACCCCTTCTACACCTACGCCGGGCTCGTCGAAGCGCTCAGCGCCTACCCCGAGTTCACCAACACCGGTGACGACACGGTCCAGAAGCAGGAGGCGGCGGCGTTCATCGCCAACGTCGCGCACGAGACCGGCGACCTGCAGTACGTCGTGGAGCAGAACGAAGAGAACTATCCGCACTACTGCGACCCGAACCAGTCCTACGGCTGCCCGGCCGGCAACGACCAGTACTACGGTCGCGGCCCCGTCCAGCTGAGCTGGAACTTCAACTACAAGGCCGCCGGTGACGCGCTCGGTATCGACCTGCTCAACAACCCCAACCTGGTCGCCACCGACTCGGCGGTCGCCTGGAAGACCGGGCTCTGGTACTGGAACACCCAGTCCGGCCCCGGCACCATGACGCCGCACGCCGCCATGACCAACGGCTCCGGCTTCGGCGAGACCATCCGCGCCATCAACGGGTCCATCGAGTGCGACGGTGGCAACCCCGGTCAGGTGCAGAGCCGCATCGACAACTACACGGAGATCACCAGTCTGCTCGGGGTCGACCCGGGCGGGAACCTTTCCTGCTGA
- a CDS encoding ABC transporter substrate-binding protein codes for MRNGLTTGRGLGMAAAGVAAMALTLTACGSGGIGGEGGGGDDTLTIGFVSTETGSSAPFGEANKFVVDELEGYFKDHPVKAGDEELDVEIVVRDAQSDSTKAGSVAGDLINKDGADIIVASSTPDIVNPVSEQCEANSVPCITTVAPWQPFAIRSGEKPADLKYSYHFFWGLEDVSAVYADIWSKVDNNKKAGGLFPKDPDGEAWGANFPALTKASGVTIKNPGNYPNGTKDFSAQIGAYQGSDVLVGVPIPPDFTTFWQQAKQQGYKPKVATIGKALLFPSSVEALGPIAHNLSTEVWWTPTAPYESSLTGESAQELADAYEKKTGKQWTQPLGFAHALFEVATAAVTEAGSTDADAVTKALSGLEVSTVVGDVAWGKDKNVPPYVAKTPIAGGQWRQVEGGKHPFELVVVQNSLAPDVPLGGEPEALK; via the coding sequence GTGCGCAACGGACTCACCACCGGACGCGGCCTGGGCATGGCCGCCGCCGGTGTCGCAGCGATGGCGCTGACCCTGACCGCTTGCGGGTCGGGCGGCATCGGCGGCGAAGGCGGTGGTGGCGACGACACCCTCACCATCGGCTTCGTCTCCACCGAGACCGGCTCCTCGGCGCCGTTCGGCGAGGCCAACAAGTTCGTCGTCGACGAGCTCGAGGGCTACTTCAAGGACCACCCGGTCAAGGCAGGCGACGAGGAGCTCGACGTCGAGATCGTGGTGCGTGACGCGCAGAGCGACTCGACGAAGGCCGGGTCGGTGGCCGGCGACCTGATCAACAAGGACGGCGCCGACATCATCGTCGCCTCCTCGACCCCCGACATCGTCAACCCGGTCTCGGAGCAGTGCGAGGCCAACTCCGTCCCGTGCATCACGACGGTCGCGCCGTGGCAGCCGTTCGCGATCCGCAGCGGCGAGAAGCCGGCCGACCTGAAGTACAGCTACCACTTCTTCTGGGGTCTCGAGGACGTCTCGGCGGTCTACGCCGACATCTGGAGCAAGGTCGACAACAACAAGAAGGCCGGCGGCCTGTTCCCGAAGGACCCCGACGGCGAGGCCTGGGGCGCCAACTTCCCGGCGCTCACCAAGGCGTCCGGCGTCACCATCAAGAACCCGGGCAACTACCCCAACGGCACCAAGGACTTCTCCGCCCAGATCGGTGCCTACCAGGGCAGCGACGTGCTGGTCGGCGTGCCGATCCCGCCCGACTTCACCACCTTCTGGCAGCAGGCCAAGCAGCAGGGCTACAAGCCGAAGGTGGCCACCATCGGCAAGGCCCTCCTCTTTCCGTCGTCCGTCGAGGCCCTGGGCCCGATCGCTCACAACCTGTCCACCGAGGTGTGGTGGACCCCGACCGCTCCCTACGAGTCGTCGCTGACCGGCGAGTCCGCACAGGAGCTCGCCGATGCGTACGAGAAGAAGACCGGCAAGCAGTGGACCCAGCCACTGGGCTTCGCGCACGCGCTCTTCGAGGTCGCGACCGCGGCGGTGACCGAGGCCGGGTCCACCGACGCCGACGCGGTCACCAAGGCGTTGTCCGGGCTGGAGGTCTCCACGGTCGTCGGCGACGTCGCCTGGGGCAAGGACAAGAACGTCCCGCCGTACGTCGCGAAGACCCCGATCGCGGGCGGCCAGTGGCGTCAGGTCGAAGGTGGCAAGCACCCCTTCGAGCTGGTCGTCGTGCAGAACTCGCTGGCGCCCGACGTACCTCTCGGGGGCGAGCCCGAGGCGCTGAAGTGA
- a CDS encoding Dps family protein: MATKTASSTSSANHTSHPAFVPSQSFATQTQRVLVDLTELSLQGKQLHWNVVGKNFRDMHLVLDEVVDAARAFTDEVAERMRALYIVPDGRTATVSEDTTLAPLPSTEVDTATCVDLVVAALYATSKTARDIHDDIDAEDPTTADLLHSIIDRLEQLAWMIDAENRVANQSKPAQLTV; the protein is encoded by the coding sequence ATGGCCACGAAGACCGCCAGCTCCACCAGCAGCGCAAACCACACCTCCCACCCGGCGTTCGTGCCGAGCCAGTCCTTCGCGACCCAGACGCAGCGCGTGCTCGTGGACCTGACCGAGCTCAGCCTCCAGGGCAAGCAGCTGCACTGGAACGTCGTGGGCAAGAACTTCCGCGACATGCACCTCGTGCTCGACGAGGTCGTCGACGCTGCCCGCGCCTTCACCGACGAGGTCGCCGAGCGTATGCGCGCGCTCTACATCGTCCCCGACGGCCGCACCGCCACCGTCTCCGAGGACACCACCCTCGCCCCGCTCCCGAGCACCGAGGTCGACACCGCGACGTGCGTCGACCTGGTCGTCGCCGCGCTCTACGCCACCTCGAAGACCGCTCGCGACATCCACGACGACATCGACGCCGAGGACCCGACCACGGCCGACCTGCTCCACTCGATCATCGACCGGCTCGAGCAGCTGGCCTGGATGATCGACGCCGAGAACCGGGTCGCCAACCAGTCGAAGCCGGCTCAGCTCACCGTCTGA
- a CDS encoding ABC transporter ATP-binding protein → MTLLDADGLAKSFGQVVTARSVSFHVAAGEALGIVGPNGAGKSTLLNLITGALPVDAGRIGFDGADITRAPAAHRTAMGIGRTFQIPRPFEGMTVFENALVGSTFGAGLRRRAADAQAWEALETAGLTHVANAPAGSLRLLDRKRLELARALATRPRLLLLDEIAGGLTEHELPALISTVAAIRDGGTGVIWIEHIVHALLQVVDRLMCLAQGDVVATGDPREVMASDAVASVYLGSPDLEGETP, encoded by the coding sequence GTGACCCTGCTCGACGCTGACGGCCTGGCCAAGTCCTTCGGCCAGGTCGTCACGGCCCGCTCGGTCTCCTTCCATGTGGCCGCGGGCGAGGCGCTCGGCATCGTCGGGCCCAACGGCGCCGGCAAGTCGACCCTGCTCAACCTGATCACCGGCGCTCTCCCCGTCGACGCCGGTCGCATCGGCTTCGACGGCGCCGACATCACCCGCGCTCCGGCCGCGCACCGCACGGCCATGGGCATCGGGCGTACGTTCCAGATCCCGCGTCCGTTCGAGGGCATGACCGTCTTCGAGAATGCGCTGGTCGGGTCCACCTTCGGTGCCGGGCTGCGCCGCCGGGCGGCCGACGCCCAGGCCTGGGAAGCGCTGGAGACGGCCGGTCTCACCCACGTCGCGAACGCTCCCGCCGGATCGCTGCGCCTGCTCGACCGCAAACGGCTCGAGCTCGCCCGCGCGCTGGCCACCCGGCCACGGCTGCTGCTCCTCGACGAGATCGCCGGCGGGCTGACCGAGCACGAGCTGCCCGCGCTGATCTCGACCGTCGCCGCTATCCGCGACGGCGGCACCGGGGTCATCTGGATCGAGCACATCGTGCACGCGCTGCTGCAGGTCGTCGACCGGCTGATGTGCCTGGCCCAGGGCGACGTCGTCGCCACCGGCGACCCGCGTGAGGTGATGGCGAGCGATGCCGTCGCCTCCGTCTACCTCGGCTCCCCCGACCTGGAGGGCGAGACCCCATGA
- a CDS encoding non-heme iron oxygenase ferredoxin subunit, with amino-acid sequence MTAHSGNGGDSTGIRVASVDDIPEGEGIAISSDITGTDDDIAILRKEDGTCWALNDTCTHETASLAEGWVEGDDVECPLHSSTFNLRTGKVDGLPATRDTVAHRVEVRDGEVYLFPGERP; translated from the coding sequence ATGACCGCACACAGTGGAAACGGCGGAGACAGCACAGGCATCCGCGTCGCGTCCGTCGACGACATCCCGGAGGGCGAGGGCATCGCCATCTCCTCTGACATCACCGGCACCGACGACGACATCGCCATCCTGCGCAAGGAGGACGGCACCTGCTGGGCTCTCAACGACACCTGCACCCACGAGACCGCGTCGCTGGCCGAGGGGTGGGTCGAAGGCGACGACGTCGAGTGCCCGCTGCACTCCTCGACGTTCAACCTCAGGACCGGCAAGGTCGACGGGCTCCCGGCCACGCGTGACACCGTGGCTCACCGGGTCGAGGTGCGTGACGGGGAGGTCTACCTGTTCCCGGGTGAACGACCCTGA
- a CDS encoding ROK family transcriptional regulator, whose product MSSAPKTHLIRDTNDRAALDLMLSDGPVTKTRLGELVGLSKVTAGQLLTRLGDRGLVEVVGSQQGGRGPNAALYGVVPSAGYVAAVHIGPDRITASVADITGTVLATGSLDPHEASDPVAAVRGTVTAATRSAGITVSQLSCLSIGTPGMIDPRTGDIRFANDLPDWRAGVLEELRGSFRRPILIENDVNLAGLAEQSLGASHGVKDSVLAWIDRGLGLAVIVDGRLHRGVGGGAGEIGYLAVPGTSTPHGTDSPQHAAFQSLVSSEAMDTLARAFGLRGTGIECVRAAVDGDPDGEPFLDELARRLALGLAGICVVLDPELCVLAGEIGRTGGAALASRVQKAIAALGPNVPDVVPTEITGDPVLRGALQIGLDTARDEVFSHQG is encoded by the coding sequence TTGTCGAGCGCGCCGAAGACCCACCTGATCCGCGACACCAACGACCGCGCGGCTCTGGATCTGATGCTCTCGGACGGACCGGTGACGAAGACCCGACTCGGCGAGCTGGTCGGCCTCTCGAAGGTGACGGCCGGCCAGCTGCTGACCCGCCTGGGCGACCGCGGTCTGGTCGAGGTCGTCGGCTCCCAGCAGGGCGGCCGCGGACCCAACGCGGCCCTCTACGGAGTGGTGCCGTCGGCCGGCTATGTCGCCGCCGTCCACATCGGCCCCGACCGGATCACCGCATCGGTCGCCGACATCACCGGCACCGTGCTGGCCACCGGCTCCCTTGATCCGCACGAGGCCTCCGACCCGGTCGCGGCCGTGCGCGGCACCGTCACCGCCGCCACCCGGAGCGCCGGCATCACGGTCTCGCAGCTGAGCTGCCTCTCGATCGGCACGCCCGGCATGATCGACCCTCGCACCGGCGACATCCGCTTCGCCAACGATCTGCCCGACTGGCGCGCAGGCGTCCTGGAAGAGCTGCGCGGCAGCTTCCGTCGCCCGATACTGATCGAGAACGACGTCAACCTCGCCGGCCTCGCCGAGCAGTCCCTCGGCGCCTCCCACGGCGTCAAGGACTCGGTGCTCGCCTGGATCGACCGAGGTCTCGGCCTCGCGGTGATCGTCGACGGCCGGCTCCACCGCGGGGTCGGCGGCGGCGCGGGCGAGATCGGCTACCTGGCGGTGCCCGGCACCTCGACGCCCCACGGCACCGACAGCCCGCAGCACGCCGCCTTCCAGTCGCTGGTCAGCTCCGAGGCCATGGACACCCTCGCGCGCGCGTTCGGCCTGCGCGGCACCGGCATCGAGTGCGTACGCGCCGCCGTCGACGGCGACCCCGACGGCGAGCCGTTCCTCGACGAGCTGGCCCGACGCCTGGCGCTCGGCCTGGCGGGCATCTGCGTCGTGCTCGACCCCGAGCTGTGCGTGCTCGCCGGCGAGATCGGTCGCACCGGCGGCGCGGCCCTGGCCTCTCGCGTGCAGAAGGCGATCGCCGCCCTCGGCCCCAACGTGCCCGACGTCGTCCCCACCGAGATCACCGGCGACCCGGTCCTCCGCGGAGCCCTCCAGATCGGCCTCGACACCGCCCGCGACGAGGTCTTCTCCCACCAGGGCTGA
- a CDS encoding alpha/beta hydrolase family protein, producing the protein MRRSLPLRIAAFAAALTVPFLGTAAPAEADTYQRGPDPTASSVLSHGTFALSTTSVSSAVSGFGGGTIYYPSSTDEGTYGGVVLAPGFTASSWMYDSIARRAASHGFVVFAIDTNSIYDQPGSRGTQILAAVDYLKKGASSAVASRLDESRIAVSGHSMGGGGTLEAAKANSSLKAAVALQPWHTDKTWPEVRVPTMIIGAEDDTIAPVASHSIPFYTSATGAREKAYGEVAGAGHLIANTDDDWQGRLYVTWLKRYVDDDTRYSQFLCPPPSSSSLSDYRHTCPD; encoded by the coding sequence GTGCGCAGATCACTCCCTCTTCGAATCGCCGCGTTCGCCGCGGCACTGACAGTCCCCTTCCTCGGCACGGCGGCGCCGGCCGAGGCGGACACCTATCAGCGAGGCCCGGATCCAACGGCGTCGAGCGTGCTCTCCCACGGCACGTTCGCGCTCTCCACGACCTCGGTCTCCTCGGCTGTCTCCGGCTTCGGCGGCGGCACGATCTACTACCCCAGCTCCACCGACGAGGGGACGTACGGCGGGGTCGTGCTCGCCCCCGGTTTCACGGCCTCGTCGTGGATGTATGACTCCATCGCACGACGGGCGGCCTCCCACGGGTTCGTCGTGTTCGCCATCGACACCAACTCCATCTACGACCAGCCGGGCAGCCGTGGCACGCAGATCCTCGCTGCCGTCGACTACCTGAAGAAGGGCGCGTCCTCCGCGGTCGCCTCGCGTCTGGACGAGTCGCGGATCGCCGTCTCGGGCCACTCCATGGGCGGTGGCGGCACGCTCGAAGCCGCGAAGGCCAACTCGTCGCTCAAGGCGGCGGTCGCCCTGCAGCCCTGGCACACCGACAAGACCTGGCCGGAGGTGAGGGTGCCGACGATGATCATCGGCGCGGAGGACGACACGATCGCGCCGGTCGCCTCCCACTCGATCCCGTTCTACACCTCGGCCACGGGGGCGCGGGAGAAGGCGTACGGGGAGGTCGCCGGTGCCGGACACCTCATCGCCAACACCGACGACGACTGGCAGGGACGCCTCTACGTCACCTGGCTGAAGAGATATGTCGACGACGACACGCGCTACTCGCAGTTCCTGTGCCCGCCGCCGTCGTCCTCCAGCCTGTCCGACTACCGCCACACCTGCCCGGACTGA